In Phlebotomus papatasi isolate M1 chromosome 1, Ppap_2.1, whole genome shotgun sequence, the following proteins share a genomic window:
- the LOC129799673 gene encoding microtubule-associated protein tau isoform X8 produces the protein MDGETIQRAPAPRAQFQPAQPPQLQQQPPVAQAPPQQQFQQFGSAGSAGNSAPGQQGQYQQPVRQVVPPPATTAPGGQGSITSFAGIRQNIPQQGSQQLPVTSQPIRPQPLQPQQQPQLRRLDSHTSLQSTPQAPIVQPPQQNQHQVPYPRPLNPQGPPQQPGVRPQPQPGLVQRPPNYPPNVVPNQAPRPQQPIQVPQNRGQFPQQLQQQQPQQQPLQQPRPQFIRQPGPQQGSVPGPRPGYIAQPQRPIQPPLRQPGIYQQNPAPFTMASEVAAPPKVVDNAPSHLQAGHNDDDDVVMGRMQTPSYSPVPPVQSRPPSSNVVTIPVTQNNNSPATTTFGKISDSSKSPSPQPPQTTFQQQPIQKSDSQRSVPSRPPSVIENTKPVVPETNGMQPKPVPYTNSAGSVRTVNPEPVQTRPKPVESTMPAPVVTSAPVPVPAAVPAPAVVPAPAIRPVNPPAPSARTTFASAPQKPPSAQSSVEDTTEHLSGPIQKTAAPQVPYKETPRPPVISNSVTNQEPVRQPSSQRSDRENLSARGKPSIADTEPISRKPPPGSLGRMPSKGDNDSGVDESTQGNERNGPGSPGSPVKSPTKIPGLSRPPSTTPSIKSRSTSKSRLTDKTPEAEPVKKAVPMNKIQVGGAPSPNLKAVKSKIGSLENATHKPGGGRVKIESKKVEIKAAPRIAAKNDAYVPGGGDKKIVQTKLQWSAKSKIGSLENAHHKPGGGDKKIESQKLEFKAKPKVGSKDYIKHVPGGGDVKIANEEYDDESIQTHKVEVKAQSKIGSLDNMKHKPGGGDKKIFDDKDYLRSIEHPITPTPPTQSTVRVR, from the exons atggaTGGAGAAACG ATTCAACGGGCACCTGCGCCAAGGGCACAATTTCAACCAGCGCAACCGCCACAGCTTCAGCAACAACCACCCGTTGCTCAAGCACCGCCGCAGCAGCAATTCCAGCAGTTTGGATCGGCAGGATCTGCTGGTAATTCAGCTCCAGGGCAGCAAGGGCAATACCAGCAGCCAGTTCGTCAAGTAGTCCCACCGCCAGCCACTACTGCACCCGGTGGTCAGGGTTCAATCACAAGTTTTGCTGGGATTCGTCAAAATATTCCCCAGCAAGGAAGTCAACAGCTTCCCGTGACTTCGCAACCAATTCGTCCTCAGCCATTGCAACCTCAGCAACAACCTCAGTTGCGACGTCTCGATAGTCATACCTCACTGCAGTCCACCCCACAAGCGCCAATTGTTCAACCTCCTCAGCAAAATCAACACCAGGTCCCTTATCCTAGACCTCTAAACCCCCAGGGGCCACCTCAGCAACCGGGGGTAAGACCTCAACCACAACCAGGTCTGGTCCAGAGACCACCAAATTATCCACCCAACGTAGTTCCCAACCAAGCGCCGAGGCCTCAACAACCAATTCAGGTACCCCAGAACAGGGGTCAGTTTCCCCAACAGCTTCAACAACAACAACCACAACAACAGCCACTACAGCAACCCAGACCGCAATTTATTCGACAACCTGGTCCCCAACAAGGTTCAGTTCCAGGTCCTCGTCCAGGCTATATAGCCCAACCTCAACGTCCAATTCAACCTCCGCTAAGGCAACCAGGAATATATCAACAGAACCCAGCACCTTTTACAATGGCATCTGAAGTTGCAGCTCCGCCAAAAGTTGTGGACAATGCACCTAGTCATCTTCAGGCTGGTcacaatgatgatgatgatgttgTAATGGGACGAATGCAGACTCCCTCCTATTCCCCAGTCCCTCCGGTACAATCACGTCCACCTTCAAGTAATGTTGTCACAATACCAGTTACCCAAAACAACAATTCTCCAGCTACAACAACATTCGGGAAAATATCTGATTCATCCAAATCACCATCACCTCAGCCTCCACAGACCACATTCCAGCAGCAGCCGATTCAGAAGAGTGATAGTCAACGATCTGTTCCATCGAGACCACCTTCGGTAATTGAAAACACAAAGCCAGTGGTTCCGGAAACAAATGGAATGCAACCAAAGCCTGTCCCTTACACTAATTCAGCCGGATCTGTGCGTACCGTAAATCCGGAACCTGTTCAAACAAGGCCAAAGCCTGTTGAATCAACAATGCCTGCTCCGGTTGTAACCTCAGCTCCAGTACCAGTTCCAGCAGCAGTTCCAGCTCCAGCTGTGGTTCCAGCCCCAGCTATTCGTCCAGTGAATCCTCCTGCTCCAAGTGCAAGGACTACATTTGCATCCGCTCCACAGAAACCACCTTCGGCACAATCGTCAGTGGAAGACACCACCGAACACCTATCGGGACCAATACAAAAGACAGCAGCACCTCAAGTGCCTTATAAGGAAACCCCCCGACCACCGGTGATCTCAAACTCTGTCACAAACCAGGAACCAGTGAGGCAACCTTCGTCTCAGAGGtcagatagagaaaatttatctgCACGAGGAAAACCATCGATTGCAGATACTGAGCCAATTTCTCGGAAGCCACCTCCAGGATCTCTAGGCCGAATGCCGTCTA AAGGGGACAATGACAGTGGTGTGGATGAATCAACGCAAGGCAAT gAACGCAACGGACCCGGATCTCCAGGCTCTCCTGTTAAGTCACCAACTAAGATTCCCGGACTATCCCGTCCCCCAAGCACTACGCCCTCCATCAAGTCACGAAGTACTTCAAAATCTCGCTTGACCGACAAGACCCCAGAAGCAGAACCCGTGAAAAAAG CAGTCCCAATGAATAAGATCCAGGTTGGTGGGGCACCGTCACCAAATCTCAAAGCAGTTAAATCAAAGATCGGCTCCCTGGAGAATGCAACACACAAGCCAGGTGGCGGAAGGGTGAAGATTGAGTCCAAGAAGGTTGAGATTAAAGCAGCACCACGGATTGCAGCTAAAAACGACGCATACGTTCCCGGTGGTGGtgataaaaag ATTGTCCAGACGAAGTTACAGTGGAGCGCCAAGTCCAAGATTGGCTCTCTTGAGAATGCTCATCACAAGCCAGGTGGAGGTGACAAGAAGATTGAGTCCCAGAAGTTGGAGTTTAAGGCAAAGCCAAAAGTTGGCTCCAAGGATTACATCAAGCACGTTCCAGGCGGAGGAGACGTCAAG ATTGCTAATGAAGAATATGATGATGAAAgt ATCCAAACTCACAAAGTGGAGGTGAAGGCGCAGAGTAAGATTGGATCACTGGATAATATGAAACACAAACCAGGTGGAGGTGATAAGAAAATCTTCGATGATAAGGACTACTTGAGGAGTATTGAACATCCCATTACTCCAACTCCACCGACCCAG AGCACTGTACGGGTTCGCtaa
- the LOC129799673 gene encoding microtubule-associated protein tau isoform X5, with translation MDGETIQRAPAPRAQFQPAQPPQLQQQPPVAQAPPQQQFQQFGSAGSAGNSAPGQQGQYQQPVRQVVPPPATTAPGGQGSITSFAGIRQNIPQQGSQQLPVTSQPIRPQPLQPQQQPQLRRLDSHTSLQSTPQAPIVQPPQQNQHQVPYPRPLNPQGPPQQPGVRPQPQPGLVQRPPNYPPNVVPNQAPRPQQPIQVPQNRGQFPQQLQQQQPQQQPLQQPRPQFIRQPGPQQGSVPGPRPGYIAQPQRPIQPPLRQPGIYQQNPAPFTMASEVAAPPKVVDNAPSHLQAGHNDDDDVVMGRMQTPSYSPVPPVQSRPPSSNVVTIPVTQNNNSPATTTFGKISDSSKSPSPQPPQTTFQQQPIQKSDSQRSVPSRPPSVIENTKPVVPETNGMQPKPVPYTNSAGSVRTVNPEPVQTRPKPVESTMPAPVVTSAPVPVPAAVPAPAVVPAPAIRPVNPPAPSARTTFASAPQKPPSAQSSVEDTTEHLSGPIQKTAAPQVPYKETPRPPVISNSVTNQEPVRQPSSQRSDRENLSARGKPSIADTEPISRKPPPGSLGRMPSKGDNDSGVDESTQGNERNGPGSPGSPVKSPTKIPGLSRPPSTTPSIKSRSTSKSRLTDKTPEAEPVKKAVPMNKIQVGGAPSPNLKAVKSKIGSLENATHKPGGGRVKIESKKVEIKAAPRIAAKNDAYVPGGGDKKIVQTKLQWSAKSKIGSLENAHHKPGGGDKKIESQKLEFKAKPKVGSKDYIKHVPGGGDVKIANEEYDDESIQTHKVEVKAQSKIGSLDNMKHKPGGGDKKIFDDKDYLRSIEHPITPTPPTQTPDPNDASTFADDVLNNKE, from the exons atggaTGGAGAAACG ATTCAACGGGCACCTGCGCCAAGGGCACAATTTCAACCAGCGCAACCGCCACAGCTTCAGCAACAACCACCCGTTGCTCAAGCACCGCCGCAGCAGCAATTCCAGCAGTTTGGATCGGCAGGATCTGCTGGTAATTCAGCTCCAGGGCAGCAAGGGCAATACCAGCAGCCAGTTCGTCAAGTAGTCCCACCGCCAGCCACTACTGCACCCGGTGGTCAGGGTTCAATCACAAGTTTTGCTGGGATTCGTCAAAATATTCCCCAGCAAGGAAGTCAACAGCTTCCCGTGACTTCGCAACCAATTCGTCCTCAGCCATTGCAACCTCAGCAACAACCTCAGTTGCGACGTCTCGATAGTCATACCTCACTGCAGTCCACCCCACAAGCGCCAATTGTTCAACCTCCTCAGCAAAATCAACACCAGGTCCCTTATCCTAGACCTCTAAACCCCCAGGGGCCACCTCAGCAACCGGGGGTAAGACCTCAACCACAACCAGGTCTGGTCCAGAGACCACCAAATTATCCACCCAACGTAGTTCCCAACCAAGCGCCGAGGCCTCAACAACCAATTCAGGTACCCCAGAACAGGGGTCAGTTTCCCCAACAGCTTCAACAACAACAACCACAACAACAGCCACTACAGCAACCCAGACCGCAATTTATTCGACAACCTGGTCCCCAACAAGGTTCAGTTCCAGGTCCTCGTCCAGGCTATATAGCCCAACCTCAACGTCCAATTCAACCTCCGCTAAGGCAACCAGGAATATATCAACAGAACCCAGCACCTTTTACAATGGCATCTGAAGTTGCAGCTCCGCCAAAAGTTGTGGACAATGCACCTAGTCATCTTCAGGCTGGTcacaatgatgatgatgatgttgTAATGGGACGAATGCAGACTCCCTCCTATTCCCCAGTCCCTCCGGTACAATCACGTCCACCTTCAAGTAATGTTGTCACAATACCAGTTACCCAAAACAACAATTCTCCAGCTACAACAACATTCGGGAAAATATCTGATTCATCCAAATCACCATCACCTCAGCCTCCACAGACCACATTCCAGCAGCAGCCGATTCAGAAGAGTGATAGTCAACGATCTGTTCCATCGAGACCACCTTCGGTAATTGAAAACACAAAGCCAGTGGTTCCGGAAACAAATGGAATGCAACCAAAGCCTGTCCCTTACACTAATTCAGCCGGATCTGTGCGTACCGTAAATCCGGAACCTGTTCAAACAAGGCCAAAGCCTGTTGAATCAACAATGCCTGCTCCGGTTGTAACCTCAGCTCCAGTACCAGTTCCAGCAGCAGTTCCAGCTCCAGCTGTGGTTCCAGCCCCAGCTATTCGTCCAGTGAATCCTCCTGCTCCAAGTGCAAGGACTACATTTGCATCCGCTCCACAGAAACCACCTTCGGCACAATCGTCAGTGGAAGACACCACCGAACACCTATCGGGACCAATACAAAAGACAGCAGCACCTCAAGTGCCTTATAAGGAAACCCCCCGACCACCGGTGATCTCAAACTCTGTCACAAACCAGGAACCAGTGAGGCAACCTTCGTCTCAGAGGtcagatagagaaaatttatctgCACGAGGAAAACCATCGATTGCAGATACTGAGCCAATTTCTCGGAAGCCACCTCCAGGATCTCTAGGCCGAATGCCGTCTA AAGGGGACAATGACAGTGGTGTGGATGAATCAACGCAAGGCAAT gAACGCAACGGACCCGGATCTCCAGGCTCTCCTGTTAAGTCACCAACTAAGATTCCCGGACTATCCCGTCCCCCAAGCACTACGCCCTCCATCAAGTCACGAAGTACTTCAAAATCTCGCTTGACCGACAAGACCCCAGAAGCAGAACCCGTGAAAAAAG CAGTCCCAATGAATAAGATCCAGGTTGGTGGGGCACCGTCACCAAATCTCAAAGCAGTTAAATCAAAGATCGGCTCCCTGGAGAATGCAACACACAAGCCAGGTGGCGGAAGGGTGAAGATTGAGTCCAAGAAGGTTGAGATTAAAGCAGCACCACGGATTGCAGCTAAAAACGACGCATACGTTCCCGGTGGTGGtgataaaaag ATTGTCCAGACGAAGTTACAGTGGAGCGCCAAGTCCAAGATTGGCTCTCTTGAGAATGCTCATCACAAGCCAGGTGGAGGTGACAAGAAGATTGAGTCCCAGAAGTTGGAGTTTAAGGCAAAGCCAAAAGTTGGCTCCAAGGATTACATCAAGCACGTTCCAGGCGGAGGAGACGTCAAG ATTGCTAATGAAGAATATGATGATGAAAgt ATCCAAACTCACAAAGTGGAGGTGAAGGCGCAGAGTAAGATTGGATCACTGGATAATATGAAACACAAACCAGGTGGAGGTGATAAGAAAATCTTCGATGATAAGGACTACTTGAGGAGTATTGAACATCCCATTACTCCAACTCCACCGACCCAG ACTCCAGATCCAAATGATGCCTCCACTTTTGCAGATGATGTTTTAAACAATAAGGAGTGA
- the LOC129799673 gene encoding microtubule-associated protein tau isoform X9: protein MDGETIQRAPAPRAQFQPAQPPQLQQQPPVAQAPPQQQFQQFGSAGSAGNSAPGQQGQYQQPVRQVVPPPATTAPGGQGSITSFAGIRQNIPQQGSQQLPVTSQPIRPQPLQPQQQPQLRRLDSHTSLQSTPQAPIVQPPQQNQHQVPYPRPLNPQGPPQQPGVRPQPQPGLVQRPPNYPPNVVPNQAPRPQQPIQVPQNRGQFPQQLQQQQPQQQPLQQPRPQFIRQPGPQQGSVPGPRPGYIAQPQRPIQPPLRQPGIYQQNPAPFTMASEVAAPPKVVDNAPSHLQAGHNDDDDVVMGRMQTPSYSPVPPVQSRPPSSNVVTIPVTQNNNSPATTTFGKISDSSKSPSPQPPQTTFQQQPIQKSDSQRSVPSRPPSVIENTKPVVPETNGMQPKPVPYTNSAGSVRTVNPEPVQTRPKPVESTMPAPVVTSAPVPVPAAVPAPAVVPAPAIRPVNPPAPSARTTFASAPQKPPSAQSSVEDTTEHLSGPIQKTAAPQVPYKETPRPPVISNSVTNQEPVRQPSSQRSDRENLSARGKPSIADTEPISRKPPPGSLGRMPSKGDNDSGVDESTQGNERNGPGSPGSPVKSPTKIPGLSRPPSTTPSIKSRSTSKSRLTDKTPEAEPVKKAVPMNKIQVGGAPSPNLKAVKSKIGSLENATHKPGGGRVKIESKKVEIKAAPRIAAKNDAYVPGGGDKKIVQTKLQWSAKSKIGSLENAHHKPGGGDKKIESQKLEFKAKPKVGSKDYIKHVPGGGDVKIQTHKVEVKAQSKIGSLDNMKHKPGGGDKKIFDDKDYLRSIEHPITPTPPTQSTVRVR from the exons atggaTGGAGAAACG ATTCAACGGGCACCTGCGCCAAGGGCACAATTTCAACCAGCGCAACCGCCACAGCTTCAGCAACAACCACCCGTTGCTCAAGCACCGCCGCAGCAGCAATTCCAGCAGTTTGGATCGGCAGGATCTGCTGGTAATTCAGCTCCAGGGCAGCAAGGGCAATACCAGCAGCCAGTTCGTCAAGTAGTCCCACCGCCAGCCACTACTGCACCCGGTGGTCAGGGTTCAATCACAAGTTTTGCTGGGATTCGTCAAAATATTCCCCAGCAAGGAAGTCAACAGCTTCCCGTGACTTCGCAACCAATTCGTCCTCAGCCATTGCAACCTCAGCAACAACCTCAGTTGCGACGTCTCGATAGTCATACCTCACTGCAGTCCACCCCACAAGCGCCAATTGTTCAACCTCCTCAGCAAAATCAACACCAGGTCCCTTATCCTAGACCTCTAAACCCCCAGGGGCCACCTCAGCAACCGGGGGTAAGACCTCAACCACAACCAGGTCTGGTCCAGAGACCACCAAATTATCCACCCAACGTAGTTCCCAACCAAGCGCCGAGGCCTCAACAACCAATTCAGGTACCCCAGAACAGGGGTCAGTTTCCCCAACAGCTTCAACAACAACAACCACAACAACAGCCACTACAGCAACCCAGACCGCAATTTATTCGACAACCTGGTCCCCAACAAGGTTCAGTTCCAGGTCCTCGTCCAGGCTATATAGCCCAACCTCAACGTCCAATTCAACCTCCGCTAAGGCAACCAGGAATATATCAACAGAACCCAGCACCTTTTACAATGGCATCTGAAGTTGCAGCTCCGCCAAAAGTTGTGGACAATGCACCTAGTCATCTTCAGGCTGGTcacaatgatgatgatgatgttgTAATGGGACGAATGCAGACTCCCTCCTATTCCCCAGTCCCTCCGGTACAATCACGTCCACCTTCAAGTAATGTTGTCACAATACCAGTTACCCAAAACAACAATTCTCCAGCTACAACAACATTCGGGAAAATATCTGATTCATCCAAATCACCATCACCTCAGCCTCCACAGACCACATTCCAGCAGCAGCCGATTCAGAAGAGTGATAGTCAACGATCTGTTCCATCGAGACCACCTTCGGTAATTGAAAACACAAAGCCAGTGGTTCCGGAAACAAATGGAATGCAACCAAAGCCTGTCCCTTACACTAATTCAGCCGGATCTGTGCGTACCGTAAATCCGGAACCTGTTCAAACAAGGCCAAAGCCTGTTGAATCAACAATGCCTGCTCCGGTTGTAACCTCAGCTCCAGTACCAGTTCCAGCAGCAGTTCCAGCTCCAGCTGTGGTTCCAGCCCCAGCTATTCGTCCAGTGAATCCTCCTGCTCCAAGTGCAAGGACTACATTTGCATCCGCTCCACAGAAACCACCTTCGGCACAATCGTCAGTGGAAGACACCACCGAACACCTATCGGGACCAATACAAAAGACAGCAGCACCTCAAGTGCCTTATAAGGAAACCCCCCGACCACCGGTGATCTCAAACTCTGTCACAAACCAGGAACCAGTGAGGCAACCTTCGTCTCAGAGGtcagatagagaaaatttatctgCACGAGGAAAACCATCGATTGCAGATACTGAGCCAATTTCTCGGAAGCCACCTCCAGGATCTCTAGGCCGAATGCCGTCTA AAGGGGACAATGACAGTGGTGTGGATGAATCAACGCAAGGCAAT gAACGCAACGGACCCGGATCTCCAGGCTCTCCTGTTAAGTCACCAACTAAGATTCCCGGACTATCCCGTCCCCCAAGCACTACGCCCTCCATCAAGTCACGAAGTACTTCAAAATCTCGCTTGACCGACAAGACCCCAGAAGCAGAACCCGTGAAAAAAG CAGTCCCAATGAATAAGATCCAGGTTGGTGGGGCACCGTCACCAAATCTCAAAGCAGTTAAATCAAAGATCGGCTCCCTGGAGAATGCAACACACAAGCCAGGTGGCGGAAGGGTGAAGATTGAGTCCAAGAAGGTTGAGATTAAAGCAGCACCACGGATTGCAGCTAAAAACGACGCATACGTTCCCGGTGGTGGtgataaaaag ATTGTCCAGACGAAGTTACAGTGGAGCGCCAAGTCCAAGATTGGCTCTCTTGAGAATGCTCATCACAAGCCAGGTGGAGGTGACAAGAAGATTGAGTCCCAGAAGTTGGAGTTTAAGGCAAAGCCAAAAGTTGGCTCCAAGGATTACATCAAGCACGTTCCAGGCGGAGGAGACGTCAAG ATCCAAACTCACAAAGTGGAGGTGAAGGCGCAGAGTAAGATTGGATCACTGGATAATATGAAACACAAACCAGGTGGAGGTGATAAGAAAATCTTCGATGATAAGGACTACTTGAGGAGTATTGAACATCCCATTACTCCAACTCCACCGACCCAG AGCACTGTACGGGTTCGCtaa
- the LOC129799673 gene encoding microtubule-associated protein tau isoform X6, whose amino-acid sequence MDGETIQRAPAPRAQFQPAQPPQLQQQPPVAQAPPQQQFQQFGSAGSAGNSAPGQQGQYQQPVRQVVPPPATTAPGGQGSITSFAGIRQNIPQQGSQQLPVTSQPIRPQPLQPQQQPQLRRLDSHTSLQSTPQAPIVQPPQQNQHQVPYPRPLNPQGPPQQPGVRPQPQPGLVQRPPNYPPNVVPNQAPRPQQPIQVPQNRGQFPQQLQQQQPQQQPLQQPRPQFIRQPGPQQGSVPGPRPGYIAQPQRPIQPPLRQPGIYQQNPAPFTMASEVAAPPKVVDNAPSHLQAGHNDDDDVVMGRMQTPSYSPVPPVQSRPPSSNVVTIPVTQNNNSPATTTFGKISDSSKSPSPQPPQTTFQQQPIQKSDSQRSVPSRPPSVIENTKPVVPETNGMQPKPVPYTNSAGSVRTVNPEPVQTRPKPVESTMPAPVVTSAPVPVPAAVPAPAVVPAPAIRPVNPPAPSARTTFASAPQKPPSAQSSVEDTTEHLSGPIQKTAAPQVPYKETPRPPVISNSVTNQEPVRQPSSQRSDRENLSARGKPSIADTEPISRKPPPGSLGRMPSKGDNDSGVDESTQGNERNGPGSPGSPVKSPTKIPGLSRPPSTTPSIKSRSTSKSRLTDKTPEAEPVKKAVPMNKIQVGGAPSPNLKAVKSKIGSLENATHKPGGGRVKIESKKVEIKAAPRIAAKNDAYVPGGGDKKIVQTKLQWSAKSKIGSLENAHHKPGGGDKKIESQKLEFKAKPKVGSKDYIKHVPGGGDVKIQTHKVEVKAQSKIGSLDNMKHKPGGGDKKIFDDKDYLRSIEHPITPTPPTQTPDPNDASTFADDVLNNKE is encoded by the exons atggaTGGAGAAACG ATTCAACGGGCACCTGCGCCAAGGGCACAATTTCAACCAGCGCAACCGCCACAGCTTCAGCAACAACCACCCGTTGCTCAAGCACCGCCGCAGCAGCAATTCCAGCAGTTTGGATCGGCAGGATCTGCTGGTAATTCAGCTCCAGGGCAGCAAGGGCAATACCAGCAGCCAGTTCGTCAAGTAGTCCCACCGCCAGCCACTACTGCACCCGGTGGTCAGGGTTCAATCACAAGTTTTGCTGGGATTCGTCAAAATATTCCCCAGCAAGGAAGTCAACAGCTTCCCGTGACTTCGCAACCAATTCGTCCTCAGCCATTGCAACCTCAGCAACAACCTCAGTTGCGACGTCTCGATAGTCATACCTCACTGCAGTCCACCCCACAAGCGCCAATTGTTCAACCTCCTCAGCAAAATCAACACCAGGTCCCTTATCCTAGACCTCTAAACCCCCAGGGGCCACCTCAGCAACCGGGGGTAAGACCTCAACCACAACCAGGTCTGGTCCAGAGACCACCAAATTATCCACCCAACGTAGTTCCCAACCAAGCGCCGAGGCCTCAACAACCAATTCAGGTACCCCAGAACAGGGGTCAGTTTCCCCAACAGCTTCAACAACAACAACCACAACAACAGCCACTACAGCAACCCAGACCGCAATTTATTCGACAACCTGGTCCCCAACAAGGTTCAGTTCCAGGTCCTCGTCCAGGCTATATAGCCCAACCTCAACGTCCAATTCAACCTCCGCTAAGGCAACCAGGAATATATCAACAGAACCCAGCACCTTTTACAATGGCATCTGAAGTTGCAGCTCCGCCAAAAGTTGTGGACAATGCACCTAGTCATCTTCAGGCTGGTcacaatgatgatgatgatgttgTAATGGGACGAATGCAGACTCCCTCCTATTCCCCAGTCCCTCCGGTACAATCACGTCCACCTTCAAGTAATGTTGTCACAATACCAGTTACCCAAAACAACAATTCTCCAGCTACAACAACATTCGGGAAAATATCTGATTCATCCAAATCACCATCACCTCAGCCTCCACAGACCACATTCCAGCAGCAGCCGATTCAGAAGAGTGATAGTCAACGATCTGTTCCATCGAGACCACCTTCGGTAATTGAAAACACAAAGCCAGTGGTTCCGGAAACAAATGGAATGCAACCAAAGCCTGTCCCTTACACTAATTCAGCCGGATCTGTGCGTACCGTAAATCCGGAACCTGTTCAAACAAGGCCAAAGCCTGTTGAATCAACAATGCCTGCTCCGGTTGTAACCTCAGCTCCAGTACCAGTTCCAGCAGCAGTTCCAGCTCCAGCTGTGGTTCCAGCCCCAGCTATTCGTCCAGTGAATCCTCCTGCTCCAAGTGCAAGGACTACATTTGCATCCGCTCCACAGAAACCACCTTCGGCACAATCGTCAGTGGAAGACACCACCGAACACCTATCGGGACCAATACAAAAGACAGCAGCACCTCAAGTGCCTTATAAGGAAACCCCCCGACCACCGGTGATCTCAAACTCTGTCACAAACCAGGAACCAGTGAGGCAACCTTCGTCTCAGAGGtcagatagagaaaatttatctgCACGAGGAAAACCATCGATTGCAGATACTGAGCCAATTTCTCGGAAGCCACCTCCAGGATCTCTAGGCCGAATGCCGTCTA AAGGGGACAATGACAGTGGTGTGGATGAATCAACGCAAGGCAAT gAACGCAACGGACCCGGATCTCCAGGCTCTCCTGTTAAGTCACCAACTAAGATTCCCGGACTATCCCGTCCCCCAAGCACTACGCCCTCCATCAAGTCACGAAGTACTTCAAAATCTCGCTTGACCGACAAGACCCCAGAAGCAGAACCCGTGAAAAAAG CAGTCCCAATGAATAAGATCCAGGTTGGTGGGGCACCGTCACCAAATCTCAAAGCAGTTAAATCAAAGATCGGCTCCCTGGAGAATGCAACACACAAGCCAGGTGGCGGAAGGGTGAAGATTGAGTCCAAGAAGGTTGAGATTAAAGCAGCACCACGGATTGCAGCTAAAAACGACGCATACGTTCCCGGTGGTGGtgataaaaag ATTGTCCAGACGAAGTTACAGTGGAGCGCCAAGTCCAAGATTGGCTCTCTTGAGAATGCTCATCACAAGCCAGGTGGAGGTGACAAGAAGATTGAGTCCCAGAAGTTGGAGTTTAAGGCAAAGCCAAAAGTTGGCTCCAAGGATTACATCAAGCACGTTCCAGGCGGAGGAGACGTCAAG ATCCAAACTCACAAAGTGGAGGTGAAGGCGCAGAGTAAGATTGGATCACTGGATAATATGAAACACAAACCAGGTGGAGGTGATAAGAAAATCTTCGATGATAAGGACTACTTGAGGAGTATTGAACATCCCATTACTCCAACTCCACCGACCCAG ACTCCAGATCCAAATGATGCCTCCACTTTTGCAGATGATGTTTTAAACAATAAGGAGTGA